A single genomic interval of Macadamia integrifolia cultivar HAES 741 chromosome 6, SCU_Mint_v3, whole genome shotgun sequence harbors:
- the LOC122080959 gene encoding hsp70-Hsp90 organizing protein 3-like, translating to MAEEAKAKGNAAFSAGRFDEAIGFFSEAIDLAPSNHVLYSNRSAAYASLHKYNEALVDAKKTVELRPDWSKGYSRLGAAHVGLSSFDEAIAAYKKGLEVDPNNEALKSGLADSQSAASRSRAPPSSSAAPPFGNIFQGPELWAKLTADPTTRGYLQQPDFVRMVQDLQRNPNNMSMYLADQRMMQALGVLLNIKMRAPTSEEMEVPEPEAEADAEKQPEPEPTKQPEPEPEPEPMELSEEKEARERKAQAQKEKEAGTAEYKKKNFETAIQHYTKAAELDDEDISFLTNRAAVYLEMGKYEECIKDCDNAVERGRELRSDYKMIARALTRKGTAMLKTAKCSKDYEPAIETFQKALTEHRNPDTLKKLNDAQRAKKELEQQEYFDPQLADEEREKGNEFFKQQKYPEAVKHYTEALKRNPKDPKVYSNRAACYTKLGAMPEGLKDAEKCIELDPTFSKGYTRKGAIQFFMKEYDKALETYQEGLKHDKNNQELRDGVRRCVEQINKANRGDISPEDLKERQAKAMQDPEIQNILSDPIMRQVLIDFQENPREAQEHTKNPLVMQKIQKLVSAGIVQLK from the exons ATGGCTGAAGAAGCTAAAGCAAAAGGTAACGCGGCATTCTCCGCTGGTCGATTTGATGAAGCAATCGGATTCTTCTCCGAAGCAATCGATCTCGCCCCTTCAAACCATGTTCTGTATTCCAACCGTTCCGCTGCCTACGCTTCCCTCCACAAATACAATGAAGCGCTTGTTGATGCCAAGAAGACGGTCGAACTCAGGCCGGACTGGTCCAAGGGTTACAGTCGCCTCGGGGCGGCTCATGTTGGTCTCAGCAGCTTCGATGAGGCAATCGCTGCTTACAAGAAGGGCCTCGAGGTTGACCCTAATAATGAAGCCTTGAAATCAGGCCTTGCTGATTCTCAGTCTGCTGCTTCACGATCCCGTGCTCCTCCATCATCTTCGGCGGCGCCTCCCTTTGGAAACATATTCCAAGGGCCAGAGTTGTGGGCCAAATTGACGGCTGATCCGACGACCAGGGGCTATCTTCAACAGCCTGATTTTGTGAGGATGGTTCAAGATTTGCAGAGGAATCCTAATAATATGAGCATGTATTTGGCGGATCAGAGGATGATGCAAGCTCTGGGGGTTTTGCTCAACATAAAAATGAGGGCTCCAACGTCGGAAGAAATGGAGGTGCCGGAGCCGGAGGCAGAGGCAGATGCAGAGAAGCAACCAGAGCCTGAGCCGACGAAACAGCCGGAGCCTGAACCAGAGCCTGAGCCGATGGAGCTTTCTGAAGAGAAGGAGGCAAGGGAGAGGAAGGCACAGGcacagaaggagaaggaggctGGCACTGcggaatataagaaaaaaaattttgagacgGCAATTCAGCATTATACGAAGGCAGCGGAGTTGGATGACGAAGATATTTCGTTCCTTACTAACAGGGCAGCTGTTTACTTGGAGATGGGAAAG TACGAGGAATGCATCAAAGATTGTGATAACGCTGTTGAGAGGGGCAGGGAGCTGCGCTCTGACTACAAGATGATTGCAAGGGCATTGACTAGGAAGGGAACTGCCATGTTGAAGACAGCAAAATGCTCAAAGGACTATGAGCCTGCAATTGAGACCTTCCAGAAAGCTCTTACTGAGCATCGTAATCCAGACACACTGAAAAAGCTCAATGATGCTCAGAGAGCAAAGAAAGAACTTGAGCAGCAAGAATATTTTGACCCACAGCTGGCAGATGAGGAGCGTGAGAAAG GAAATGAGTTTTTCAAGCAGCAAAAGTATCCAGAGGCTGTCAAACATTACACAGAAGCCCTGAAGAGGAACCCAAAAGATCCAAAG GTGTACAGTAATAGGGCGGCATGCTACACAAAGCTGGGGGCAATGCCTGAGGGATTGAAGGATGCAGAGAAGTGCATTGAACTTGATCCAACCTTCTCAAAAGGTTATACAAGGAAAGGTGCAATCCAGTTCTTCATGAAGGAATACGACAAAGCACTGGAAACGTACCAGGAGGGGTTGAAACATGACAAAAACAACCAGGAATTGCGTGATGGCGTGCGGAG ATGTGTTGAGCAGATCAACAAGGCTAACCGCGGGGATATAAGCCCAGAGGATTTGAAAGAGAGACAG GCTAAGGCTATGCAGGATCCAGAGATACAAAATATATTGTCTGATCCTATTATGCGACAG GTGTTGATTGATTTCCAGGAGAATCCAAGGGAAGCCCAGGAACACACAAAGAATCCCCTAGTGATGCAGAAGATACAGAAACTAGTCAGTGCAGGGATTGTTCAACTCAAGTAA
- the LOC122080962 gene encoding transcription termination factor MTEF1, chloroplastic: MIIRLQFPHKPPIPHSSQPPIPKSIKNTIPVPIPIPSPRKRSEILLDGFTPLRTRTLSAPLPFNPASAVDSGVLFREKLLYLEALNVDSSKALEKNPDIRSAPVDSLKSVEKCLYSMGIERSDVGRIFGMYPQLLTCDPYTHLYPVFDFLINDVGIPFHDVRKSIIRCPRLLISSVRDQLKPALYFLRRLGFVGPHAINCQTTLLLVSSVEGTLVPKFEYLQGLGFSYKETAKMVLRSPALLTFSISNNFQPKVDYFINEMNGDLAELKRFPQYFSFSLDGKIKPRHRLLVEYGFLLPLPEMLKVSDGEFRERLIEMRLRTVEERASL, encoded by the coding sequence ATGATAATTCGTCTGCAATTCCCTCACAAACCCCCAATCCCTCACTCCTCGCAGCCTCCTATACCAAAATCCATCAAAAACACTATCCCTGTCCCTATCCCTATCCCTTCCCCAAGAAAACGCTCTGAAATTCTACTGGACGGCTTCACCCCTCTCAGAACCCGCACCCTTTCTGCTCCTCTCCCCTTCAACCCAGCGTCTGCCGTCGATTCTGGTGTCCTTTTCCGTGAGAAGCTTCTCTACCTTGAAGCCCTCAACGTTGATTCCTCCAAAGCCCTCGAGAAGAACCCAGATATCCGGTCAGCCCCGGTCGACTCCCTCAAGTCCGTCGAGAAATGTCTATACTCAATGGGCATCGAACGCTCGGACGTCGGCCGCATCTTTGGAATGTACCCTCAGCTTCTCACTTGCGATCCCTACACCCATCTCTACCCTGTCTTCGATTTCCTTATCAATGATGTCGGAATCCCATTTCACGATGTCCGTAAATCCATCATTCGATGCCCTAGACTCTTGATTTCCAGCGTTCGTGATCAGTTGAAGCCTGCCCTCTATTTCCTACGCAGGCTTGGATTCGTGGGTCCTCACGCAATCAATTGCCAGACGACCCTGCTCTTGGTTTCCAGTGTGGAGGGCACCCTTGTGCCTAAGTTTGAGTATCTGCAGGGATTGGGATTTTCGTACAAGGAGACGGCTAAGATGGTTTTAAGGTCGCCTGCGTTATTGACGTTTAGCATTTCCAATAATTTTCAGCCCAAGGTGGACTATTTCATAAACGAGATGAATGGAGATTTGGCGGAGCTCAAGAGGTTTCCCCAATATTTCTCTTTTAGTCTGGATGGGAAGATAAAGCCTCGGCATCGGCTTTTGGTCGAGTATGGGTTCTTACTTCCTTTGCCGGAGATGCTGAAAGTTAGTGATGGTGAATTTAGGGAGCGTTTGATCGAAATGCGGTTGCGTACTGTGGAAGAGAGAGCGTCTTTGTAA